TTGAAATAAATATCCCATTTTGAAGTGTGTTTAGAGAAATAGTATAGAGCTATAAGCACTCTTAAGTTTATATTGTAACTGCTATTTTAATAATAAGATTGGAAGAGGACTTATGTTAAATACACTAAAGAGTTTTAAAAAAATTAGGACTATTTAGACAAAATAGATAAAAATTTAAAAATAAAATTTACAACAAGTCAACTTGTTAAATAATCTAATAAAAAAGGTTTGGAAATATGATTTTTGTTTTTTAAAAAATGAATGGTATAATAAAAAATAAAAAGAAAGGACTATATATATTATGATAAAAATTGCAATTTTTACTCCTCAAAACTCATATATTGCAATAGAAAGGGCACTAAGAGATGTAGATTGTATAAAAGAGTATATATACTATGATAATCTTTATACCTTGGGAGAAATCTATAAAAAAATAGCTCATAAATACCATGGGATAATAACCAGCGGACCAATAGGTTATCAAAATATAAAAAAGCAAGTAAAAATAACCACACCTGTTTATTATCTTGAAATCTCAAAGAGTGATCTTTTTAAGTATCTATTTGAAACATTAAAAGAAAATCCAAATATAGATTTTTCGAGAGTATACATAGATTTCATTTCCAATAATGATAAAGAATACTGGCTTGAAAATATTTTCAGCGAGAAAGAAGAACCTATTTTTTTGCCTTTGGATTATAGCAGCCCTAAATTGTATGAAAATTTAAAAAAAAATTATTTGTATTTGAAAAAAGAAAAGAAAATAGATTATGTATTAACTAGAATAAGTAATATGCTACCCTTTTTAGAAGAAAATAAAATTCCATATAAATTTTTATTTCCATCAGAAAATGCTATAAAAGAAACTGTGCTTTCAGCTATAAATGATATAAAAGCTAAAAAATTTGATAAAAATCAAATAGTTT
The Fusobacterium russii ATCC 25533 genome window above contains:
- a CDS encoding HTH domain-containing protein; translated protein: MIKIAIFTPQNSYIAIERALRDVDCIKEYIYYDNLYTLGEIYKKIAHKYHGIITSGPIGYQNIKKQVKITTPVYYLEISKSDLFKYLFETLKENPNIDFSRVYIDFISNNDKEYWLENIFSEKEEPIFLPLDYSSPKLYENLKKNYLYLKKEKKIDYVLTRISNMLPFLEENKIPYKFLFPSENAIKETVLSAINDIKAKKFDKNQIVFGKLKGIKNLKELESSIHNSCKNCILQKNKEELNILLLKEDFLEMNINSLIKEKYKKNFFIGWGNGKNLNEARFFAEEALKKNIESNGEIICMMSPKKTKVLGDMDGIKKENLCIIEKLKKLNISTEKARSLIEIYRNDENISSEELGRYLNISSRTASRILEKLEKNSLAIFSIEKIKRGRPKKIYNLNF